The DNA sequence CGGTGAGTCCTTGCGCGAGGAGCGGGTGGCGCAGGGGAAGACCCTGCGCGAGATCTCCACCTCGGCGCGGGTCAGCCTCGGCTATCTGTCCGAAGTGGAACGTGGCCAGAAGGAGGCCTCCAGCGAGTTGCTGGCCTCGATCTGCGGGGCGTTGGACGTGCCGCTGTCGATCATGTTGAACGTCGTCAGCGAAAAGATGGCCACCTACGAGAAGGTGACCCCGCTGCCGATCCGTCCGGTC is a window from the Microlunatus panaciterrae genome containing:
- a CDS encoding helix-turn-helix domain-containing protein; the encoded protein is MKPVLVRELIGESLREERVAQGKTLREISTSARVSLGYLSEVERGQKEASSELLASICGALDVPLSIMLNVVSEKMATYEKVTPLPIRPVAQAAA